One part of the Candidatus Abyssobacteria bacterium SURF_5 genome encodes these proteins:
- a CDS encoding multicopper oxidase family protein, with product MRKIRLTDFLVLFSAMVISLVMAATSHAAPVSYDLTADDVTINMPDGAPILMWGFGLTGSGTIGVPGPVLEANEGDDLTINLTNNLPEAVTIIIHGQRITSPTPVMVDGRVMSFVPETASFTFPDLKAGTYLYESGTHPAKQVQMGLYGVLIVRPATAGQAYNDPVSAYDQEEVLVFSDIDPLLHAAVQNGTYGTAAYPSTVDYRPQYFLINGKAYPDTEAIAAATGERVLLRMANAGLKSYEPMINGLRANVIAEDGNLLPFPVDAVAIPLHAGKTSDAIVIPSSPSQYALFDRRLNLTNAGATGVGGMLTYINASGVTPVTVTFVSAGAQDGWLGESLTQADVGQFADATIANASALRIGDQFVSALLVEPQLKSIVSFDTSSLPDGATIQAATLRLIRGGVAGINPFTTHAPCYVDIVTGSFGGNPALAPSDFQAAATAAQVAVMSNPAVNGAASEGLLNAAGLAAINKIGLTQLKVYFAVDDNDDGTTDAIGFFSGENAVPANRPVLEVTYLP from the coding sequence ATGCGAAAGATAAGACTGACAGACTTTTTGGTCCTCTTCTCGGCCATGGTCATTTCGTTGGTCATGGCCGCGACCTCCCATGCGGCGCCGGTGAGTTATGATCTTACCGCCGATGATGTCACCATTAACATGCCAGACGGCGCCCCTATCCTGATGTGGGGGTTTGGGCTGACGGGCAGCGGAACGATCGGAGTTCCGGGCCCCGTCCTCGAGGCAAACGAGGGCGATGACCTCACAATCAATCTAACGAACAACCTGCCCGAAGCGGTCACCATCATTATTCACGGCCAGCGAATCACATCGCCGACGCCGGTAATGGTGGATGGTCGGGTAATGTCGTTCGTGCCGGAAACCGCCAGCTTCACTTTTCCGGACCTCAAGGCCGGAACATACCTCTATGAGAGCGGCACCCATCCGGCGAAACAAGTGCAGATGGGGCTGTACGGCGTGCTTATAGTTCGGCCCGCGACTGCCGGACAAGCTTACAACGATCCTGTCTCCGCATATGACCAGGAGGAGGTCCTGGTGTTCAGCGACATCGATCCACTCCTCCACGCGGCCGTACAAAACGGCACCTATGGAACCGCCGCATATCCGAGCACGGTGGACTATCGGCCGCAGTATTTCCTCATCAATGGGAAGGCGTATCCGGACACCGAGGCGATTGCGGCCGCAACCGGTGAGAGAGTCCTTTTGCGCATGGCGAACGCCGGCCTGAAATCATATGAGCCGATGATAAATGGGCTGCGCGCAAACGTCATCGCAGAGGACGGGAATCTCTTGCCGTTCCCGGTGGACGCCGTTGCCATCCCGCTCCATGCCGGGAAAACGTCTGATGCAATAGTCATTCCTTCTTCGCCGAGCCAATACGCGCTATTTGACCGGCGCCTCAATTTGACTAATGCTGGAGCAACGGGTGTGGGCGGCATGCTGACCTACATAAACGCAAGCGGGGTCACCCCCGTGACGGTCACATTCGTCTCGGCAGGCGCTCAAGACGGGTGGCTGGGAGAATCTCTCACCCAGGCCGATGTGGGACAATTTGCCGATGCAACCATTGCAAATGCGAGCGCATTGAGGATTGGAGATCAATTCGTTTCCGCTCTTCTGGTCGAGCCGCAACTGAAATCGATCGTCTCCTTCGATACCTCAAGTCTCCCCGACGGCGCGACAATACAAGCGGCGACGCTCCGACTCATACGTGGTGGCGTTGCAGGTATAAACCCATTTACGACTCATGCCCCCTGTTATGTGGATATAGTCACCGGATCGTTTGGCGGGAATCCGGCTCTTGCTCCGAGCGACTTTCAGGCCGCAGCGACAGCTGCGCAGGTCGCGGTTATGAGTAATCCAGCAGTCAATGGTGCTGCATCCGAAGGTTTGCTCAATGCTGCGGGCCTTGCGGCCATCAACAAAATCGGGCTTACGCAACTGAAAGTATATTTTGCAGTCGACGACAATGATGATGGGACGACGGATGCAATCGGCTTTTTCTCGGGAGAAAATGCCGTTCCGGCAAATCGACCGGTGCTTGAGGTCACCTATTTACCGTAA